Part of the Macellibacteroides fermentans genome, ATGCATTTGTACTATGAACGAATTTGTCCGTTTCCTTCAATAAGATACTTATAGGTGGTTATCTCGTTTAAAGCCATCGGACCACGAGCATGTAATTTCTGCGTACTAATACCTATTTCCGCTCCGAAACCGAATTGGGCTCCATCCGTGAATGCTGTGGAGACATTTACATATACACATGCAGCATCAACCAATTGCTGAAACCTGGAAATTGTCTGGAGAGATTCCGCAATAATACACTCACTGTGTTTACTGCTAAACAATCCGATATGATTTAACGCTTCTTCAAAAGATGCGGCTGTTTTTATGCTCATTTTGTAATCCAGAAACTCTGTTCCAAAGCTTTCGGGTGTCGCAACCTTCAGTAAATCCTCCGGATAATTATTCCTGAGCACAGAAAATGCTAATTCGTCAGCATAGATTATAACTCTTTTTTCAGCCAGATCAGTACAAAGAAATGGTAAGTCACTGATACGATCTTTATGAATAACAAGGCAATCTAAAGCATTACAAACACTAACCCGACGAGTTTTTGCATTGGTTATTATTTCTTTACCTTTTACTTTATCACCCGAAGTGTCGAAGTAGGTATGACAAATTCCTGCACCTGTTTCAATTACAGGTACGCGCGCGTTATCTCTTACAAAATTAATCAACGAGCTGCTTCCCCTCGGAATAATCAGATCTACGTATCCAACAGCATTAAGCAGCTGGGTAGTAGCTTCTCGGTCGGCAGGAAGTAATGTGCAAACAGCCGGATCAATATGATATTTTGCAAGGACACCGTGAATGATCTTAACCAATGCTTGGTTGGAATGATCTGCATCTGATCCTCCTTTAAGAATACAGGCATTACCCGATTTCAGGCAAAGAGAAAACACATCAAACGTAACATTCGGTCTGGCTTCGTAAATCATACCAATTACTCCGAAAGGAACAGAAACTTTTTTAATTTTCATTCCGTTGGGACGAATCCACTCTCCCAGAATCCGGCCTAGAGGAGATGGGAGTGAGGCAACCGACTTCATGTCGGATGCAATACCCTTAATCCGGTCTTCCGTCAGTTTTAACCGGTCGAATTTAGGATCGTCCGGATTCATTAATGCCAAATCAGATGCATTAGCATCCAAAATAAATTTACTTTGGGCTACTGCAGCATCGGCTGTTTCAATTAATATCAAATTAATTGTTTCATCGCTCAGTCCAACCAGTGACGCCGACAACTGTTGTACACGTTTGAAAGTTGCATTCAAATCCATAAGATATCAATCTAAGTAGAGGTAGTCGTAATGAATCAGGGGTTTCTGGTCGCGCTTGCCAATCAGCTTAGATGCTTCCCGACTGCTATATCCGGCACAACCAACCCCAATCTGCATTCCCTCTTCGTTCATTATTTTAACAATATCGTCCTTTTCAAAGTTACCAACAATTTTGATAACTCCAACTAATAAAACACTGGAAGCCTTAGGTAGTAATAAAGCCTCTTCTGCTCCTTTATTTACATGCACCTCTCCTTTAGCAAAACCTTCTGAATGAGCAATCCATTTTTTTACACTGCTCACGGGTTTTTCTGCCGGAATGAATCTTGTACAAACAGTTTTACTCTCTTTCGCGAGCAGTTCAGGAAGGATGTTGTCTCTTTTCCCATTAGCTATAAGAACGGTAATTCCTTCGTCGGCCACTTTTTGAGCTATTACACTCTTGGTGAGCATGCCTCCTCTTCCGAACTGGGATTTGGTAACCTGTACGTATTCTGAAAGATCCTGTTTACCAGCTTCTATCTCCCTGATTACATGTGTACCGGGTTCCGATGGATTCCCGTTATATATACCGTCTATATTACTCAGTATAATAAGAGCATCCATACCCATCATGGCTGCAATTAATCCCGAAAGCTCATCGTTATCCGTAAACATGAGTTCTGTAACAGAAATCGTGTCATTTTCATTCACAATGGGAATAACCTTGTTTTCAAGCATTACCTCCATGCAATGTTTTTGATTCAGGTAGTGGGTACGACTACCAAAGTTTTCTTTGGTAGTGAGTACCTGTCCACACGAAATGCGGTGTTCCCTAAATAATTCGTAGTATCTGTTTATCAGTTTTGCCTGTCCTACAGCCGAATAAAGTTGACGCGCCGAAACAGCATCCAGCTTCTTGCTTACCTTAATCTCACTTCGTCCCGACGCAACAGCCCCTGAGGAAATAAGTACCACTTCGACCCCCTGCTTGTGCAGATCGGCTACCTGATCTACCAACGCAGACATGCGTGTAATGTCAAGCGTTCCGTCTTTGCGGGTAAGTACATTACTACCAATCTTTACTGCTATTTTTTTAAAACGAAGCATAAATTATTAGTTTTCCTGTTTTATTTGTTTGTGTCTTTGTCGCGGATTTCAACACGACGAATTTTACCACTGATTGTTTTCGGAAGCTCGTTCACAAATTCTACAATACGTGGATACTTGTAAGGAGCCGTTACATTCTTAACGTGATCCTGGATTTCTTTTGTAAGCACCTCTTTGTCAACCTCTCTGTAATCCTTAGCCAATACGATAGTTGCCTTAACTACCTGGCCGCGTATCTCGTCGGGAACACCGGTAATGGCACATTCCACAACCGCGGGATGAGTCATAAGTGCACTTTCAACTTCAAACGGACCGATACGATAGCCTGAGCTTTTTATAACGTCATCGGCTCTGCCAACAAACCACAGATAGCCATCTTCGTCGCGCCAGGCAATATCTCCGGTATAGTATACACCATCGTGCCAAGCTTCTTTAGTCCGTTCAGAATCACGGTAATATTCTTTAAACAAGCCAAGCGGTTTTCCATTACAGGTACGGATCACAATTTGGCCCTGTTCTCCATCTTCAACCGGAGAGCCATCCGGACGAATCAAATCAACATCATATTGGGGGTTTGGTACACCCATTGATCCTGGTTTGGGTTCCATCCATGGAAAAGTAGCTACTGTAGGAGTTGTTTCAGTCTGACCGAAGCCTTCCATCAATTTGATTCCAGTCAATTTATAAAACGATTCATAAACGGCCGGATTTAGAGCTTCTCCCGCTATTGTACAGTATTTTAGAGATGATAAATCATATTTTGATAAATCTTCCCTGATTAAAAAACGGAAGATAGTGGGAGGAGCACACAATGATGTAATACCATAATCTTGAATCATCTGTAACATATTTGCCGGAATAAATTTTTCGTGGTCGTATACGAACACATTTGCTCCTGCAATCCATTGACCGTATAACTTTCCCCATACAGCCTTTCCCCATCCTGTATCGGCGATAGTAAGATGCAAACTGTCTGAATGAAGGTTATGCCAGTAACTACCTGTGACAATATGTCCCAACGGATACGTGAAATCATGTGCAACCATTTTAGGGTTACCTGTGGTGCCTGAAGTAAAATACATCAGAGAAATATCTTCGTTGCTATTTGCATGCTTTGGGCGGGTAAATGGAGCTGTATTTTCAATTCCCTTATGGAAATCCTCAAAACCTTCTGCAACTTCCGGACCAATCGAAACTAATGTTTTAACAGTTGGAGATTCCGGCATAGCATCTAGCACATGTTTGGTAATCTCTTCCTCTCCGGCAACAACAATCATTTTAATATCAGCAGCATTAGCCCGATAAACAATGTCTTTCTTTGTAAGCAGATGGGTTGCCGGAATTGCTACAGCTCCTAACTTATGTAAGGCAATAATGGAAAACCAGAACTCGAAACGACGTTTTAGAATGAGCATTACCATATCACCATGACCAATACCCAGCGATTGAAAGTATGAAGCTGTTTGGTCGGAATATTTTTTAATCTCGGCAAATGTAAAATCTACATGGTCTCCTTTATCGTTTGTCCAACACAAAGCTTTTCGATTTGGCTCTTCATCTGCCCAAACATCAACAACATCATACCCGAAATTGAAATTTTCCGGAACTATAACCTTGAAATTCTTGATAAAATCTTCTTGCGACTCAAATGTCGTTTGTTTTACGAATCTTTCTAACATGATCTTTCTTTTCTCTTTCATTATAATATTACAGCCAGAAAACTCACCTTTTCACCATCTAAAGCTTTCATTCCATGCGGAAGTTCGGAATTAAAGTAAATGCTGTCGCCCTCACTAAGTATGAGATCCTTTCCATTAATCCGAATCAACATTCGTCCACTTACAACCATGTTAAATTCTTGTCCGGAATGGGAGTTTAGAAATATCTCCTCATCTTCCGGTTTGGGATGAACCGTTACCATAAACGGATCGGCTTTCCGGTTTACAAAACCTGCTGCCAGTGATTGATATTTATACGCCTTAACACGCTCTACCATAACGCCAGTCCCTTTTCGTGTTACAAAATAAGAACTCATTTTAGGTTCATCGCCAAACATTAGTGTTGTTAATGCGATGCCATAGGCCTGTGATATCTGATGGAGCACACTTACCGAAATATCAACCGTGCCGGTTTCCAGCAACAAATAATCTTCAGTTGAGAGATTGCAAACATTGGCCATCTCTTCCACTGTTATTTCCAGGGCATCTCTAAGTCCGGCCAGACGCGCTGCAATTTGTTTAATTTGTTCGTTCATCTGCTGTAATTTATTATAATATGATGCCTCAAAGATAGAAATAAAAAGCAAAATGTCTATTATATTGCCTTTCTAATGTGGATTTATAAGTCAAACTGAAAGACTGATAGCGATTTATAACCTAATACAAACAAGAACGGCTGTCTCAGAATGTACATAACAAACTGAAACAGCCGTAAAAAACGATTCATTTATCTATCTATTCAAACTTAATTACACTAACCGGGCAATTGTCTGCAGCATCGGTGATCCCTGCTTCAAAATCGGCAAAAACAACACCTTCTTTTACTTGTGAAATATCAATAACTTCAAATACTTCCGGACAAATACTTTCGCAGCTACCGCATGATATGCAGTCGTCTTCTACCCAAACTCTTTTAATTGACATTGTATTATTACTTTAAAATAAACATTATAATTGCTATCAACCCTAAAACAGATAAGCCATATAAAATGTTTGCAGGTAGGTTTCATTCCAATATAAAAATACTATATTTGTGATTAATATTTGAGTAAGAACAGCCTTAAACCACTATTAGCAGCAGATTGATAAGTTTTACAAATAGAAACTGCTATGTATTAAAAATATTATATTGAATAACCCGTTGGCGGAATTAAATTAGTGCATATTTAATTTGTCCAATGGGTTTGTTATTAATCTTGTTTATATATTGAAGGATTGTAAGTGCACTAATTTTCCCCGTAATTCTGGTAAACAATCCTTCTGTTTGTTTTGCGTAATTTCTGATTATCATAAATTGATCGCATAATTGTGCAAAAAGCGTTTCAACCCTTTTCCTTGCTTTAGCAAATGGACTAAATACAGGTTTCCAATCTTTTTGATTCGACCGATATGGAACTTCCAACTTGATATTAGCTTTTTCAAATAAATCAAGTTGTATGGCTGCTCCAATATATCCACGATCACCGATGATGGTGCAATTCTGAAAGTTACACTTTACGTCTTTCAAATAATGAATGTCGTGAACACTCGCCTTTGTCAGGTCAAAAGAGTGTATGACACCGCTCAACCCACAGAGAGAATGTAATTTATATCCGTAATAATGTTTACCCTGTGAAGCACAATAGCCATAATTGGGAGCTTTATCATAATTATTCTTTCCCATTTTACAACGTTTTGACCTTATGGGACGACAGACTTCAATTGGCATAGAATCAATACAGAAAATAGCTTCTCCACCATCAACTTTTGATGCAATTCTTTCACGCACCTGATTACATAAGCCGATAGTGAGCTTCCTGCGATCATTATATTGACGACGGGATATGAGAGAAGAAAAATCATCTTTGTATTCATTTAATTTAGAAAACAAAAAGCTTTCACTATCTATACCTATTGATTCGGCAGCAAGGCTTAAACTGATCACTTCTAAGTCAGAGAACTTCGGGACGACTCCTCTGCGAGGTATATTCCCTTTTTCGTTTACTAAATCAGCAGAAAACATCTTGCATATATCAAGAAATTTAGCGAATATTGCATATAAGTTGTGCATAATTGAGCTGTATATTAATAGTTTGATCACCATTAAAATACTAATAATCAATGATATGCACAACTTATTTCCTGACATTTTTTAGTGAATTAATTCCGCCAACGGGTTATTGAATAAGAATTATGAAGAGAAAACTACTATGTGGCTTGTGGGCATTGATAAGTGCGTGTGCCCTTTCCAACGCCCAGGAATTTAAGCTTAATCCGTCGGGTTATTTTCAGAATGGCGGTGTGGATGTAATGGCATTTGACGACATTTACCCTGAAGGACATCAGGGTGGCGTTTGTATCATCATGCATGGAAACAGAGTCGCAACTAATGGCGACATACGTTTGGAACAAACCCCCGGACAATGGCAGCCGGTTCCTGCACAAAGAAGTCGTAAAGTGGATGTATCCGCCAATGCTATTGTTGCCAATCTTTCTTACCCTGATTCGTCGCGTCATTTGACAGGTTTCAACCCTATGATTTATCCTGATCTTCAGTTTAACTATACTGTAACAGTAAGAGGTGTTGGTGGTTCGGTAGAAATCACGGTAGACCTGGACCGTCCTATCCCCGAAGAATTTATTGGGAAGGTAGGATTTAATTTCGAACTTTTCCCCGGTTCTCTTTTTGGCAAACCTTGGATTATGGATGATCAAACAGGAATCTTCCCTCAACAGCCCAATGGGCCGGCTATCTCGATTCCTTCTAATCACCGGCATGCAGGCAATTATTTGCCTGAGTTGGTTAACGAAGATAAAAAAGCCGATATCCTACAGCTTGTGGGATCGGGCTATAGTCCGATTGTAGCAGACGATCTTATAGCAGAACCCTATGCTGCAGGATATAGTTTTACAATTCGCCCCGACGATCCCTATAACAGATTTACAATTAAATCTGATTCAGAGAAGCTTAGTCTGTATGATGGCAGGATGAATCATAATAATGGATGGTTTGTAGTACGAACTGATATCCCAGCAGGGGTGACTAAGGGAGCTATAAAATGGACCATCACCCCTAATACTGTAAAAGACTGGTTGTATAAACCGGTTGTGCAGACTTCCCAACTGGGATATCACCCCGCGCAGCCTAAGTTGGCAGTAATAGAGCTGGATAAAAGAGATCAACCTCAGGTAAAGGCTGATTTATATTCCGTTACCCTCCAGGGAGAAAAGCTGGTAAAGACAATCGACCTGAAGAGCTGGGGGGCATTTCTCCGCTACAATTATTTAAAAGCCGATTTCAGCGATATAAAAGAAGAAGGACTCTATCTGATTCGATACGGTGCTTCCGTCTCCTCCGTTTTTCGAATTGCCAAAAATATCTACGACAGAGGAGTGTGGCAGCCTGTATTGGAGTATTTTTTACCTGTCCAGATGTGTCATATGCGAGTGAATGAAAAATACAGGGTGTGGCATAATTTCTGTCACCTTGACGATGCACGTATGGCACCTGCCTTAAATCATATAGATGGTTATAGTCAGGGAACGTCTACACTTACCCGTTTTAACCCGGGAGATATAGTACCGAGACTGAATATTGGAGGATGGCATGATGCGGGAGATTTCGATCTTCGGGTAGAATCTCAAAGCGGGGAAGCATATATTCTGGCATTGGCATACGAATCGTTCGGACAGAAATACGATGCAACCGCCATCAATTTCCATACCCGCATTACAGAGATACATCAGCCCGACGGCAAACCGGATATGTTACAGCAGGTAGAGAATGGAGCACTCAGTGTGGTGGGAGCTTATCGTTCGCTTGGACGCTTGTACAGAGGGATAATCTGTAACGACCTGAGACAATATGTATTGCTGGGTGATGCAGGAGCGATGACAGATAACATCACTGGAAATAAAGATGATCGTTGGGTGTTTACAGAAGATAATCCATCGCGTGAGCTTAGTACAGCAGCTCACTTAGCTGCGGGTTCCCGTGTTTTGAAGGGATTCAACGACACACTAAGTGTTCAGTCGTTGCAAACCGCCCGTACCCTTTTCGACATTACGCGTGATGAGCCCAGAGCTAAATCCTCCAGAATTCATGCAGCGGTAGAATTATTTATCACTACCGGAGATGCAAAATATAAAAACTACCTCCTGAAAGAACGTGCCTATATCCAGGAGCATATAAAAGATCTGGGATGGATTATTGCACGTGCAGACCAGCAGATCGGCAATTCCGATTTTTCAACTGCCATACGTAAAAGTCTGCAGAATCTGAGTGCCGAGTTTGAGAAACAAAGAACTGAAACACCTTATGGTATTCCGTATCGTCCTCATATCTGGGGTGCAGGCTGGGACATTCAGGCCTTTGGTTTCCGACAGTATTTCCTTTCTAAGAGTTACCCCGATCTATTTGATGCAGACTACGTATTCAACGCCCTTAACTTTGTTCTGGGTTGCCATCCGGGTAGTAATACAGCCTCTTTCGCTTCGGGAGTGGGAGCAAAATCAGCTACGGTGGGTTATGGATTAAACCGTGCTGACTGGTCTTACATTCCCGGAGGAGTAATTTCCGGTACTGCTCTGATTCGCCCTGATTTCCCGGAATTGCTTACTTTCCCATATCTCTGGCAACAGACAGAATATGTGTTAGGTGGTGGTTCTTCCCACTATATGTTTCTGGTGTTGGCAGCGCAACAGTTGCTGAACAAATAGTTGCAGACAAACATGGATGTAACCTTTGTTCATGATTCTGTTTTCTATATTAATATGATAAGAATGTATGAAAAGATTTGTTGTTGGATTGATTGGTTTTTTGTTTGTGTTTTCTGCTCAGGCAAACGTAGAGGCTGATACACTAAGGGATGAAGTGTTGAAAGATTTGAAGGAAAATGTACTTCATTTCTGGGAAAAGTATGCGGTAGATCCCTCCGGAGGTTTTTACGGAATGATATTGAACGACGGTACACCTCGTCTCGATGAAGCAAAAGGTGTGGTGTTGAATGCCAGGATTTTGTGGACGTTCTCTACTGCTTACCGTTTGTTTGGAGACGAAAACTACAAGCATCTGGCTAATCGGGCACAGCGTTATTTGATTGATCATTTTATAGATAAGGAATTGGGTGGCGTATATTGGAGCCTGCATGCAGATGGTACGCCATTGGATACGGAGAAGCAGACATACGGAATGGCCTTCGCCATCTACGGACTGTCCGAACATTTCAGAGCCACCGGAAGTACCGAGAGTCTGATGCAAAGTATCGATCTTTATAAAGTGCTCGAGACTCAGGTCCGGGAGTTTGAAAACGACGGATACATTGAATCTTTTACCCGGAATTGGCAAGTTCCACCAAAGTATGGATACGACGGAACAGGCCTAGCCAGCAAAACCATGAACACCCATATTCATCTGCTCGAAGCCTATACGTCGTTATACCGGGTATGGCGGAACGAAGGATTACAGAAGAGATTAAATACTCTTATAAATTTGGTTGTAGATAAAATTTACAATCCGGAAACAAATCACCTGAAACTCTTTTTTAATAATCAATGGGAGAGTCTGGAGGATATCGATTCATATGGACACGATATTGAAACCGGTTGGCTGTTAACAGAAGCAGCAGAGGTATTGGAAGATAAAGCCTTGCTAAAAAGGATTGAACCGATTGCTGTTAATTTGACGGACGCAGCCCTTAAAGAGGGCCGGAATGAAGATGGTTCGCTTATTTATGAAAGGCATGGAGCCGATTATCAACGAACACTTTCCTGGTGGTGTCAGGCAGAGACTATTGTTGGCTGTGTGAATGCCTGGCAAATTTCGGGAAACGAGCATTACCTGCATGCTGCCGATAAAACCTGGGAGTGGGTAAAGGCCCGGATGATCGACAAAGAACATGGTGAATGGTTTCGTTCGGTTACTCCAGACGGAATGCCCGATTTAAAAACACCTAAAGCAAGCATGTGGAATTGCCCATATCATAACAGTCGGATGGGATTTGAGTTATTTTTAAGATTATCAGCTTATTGATGTAATTTATCAGGCCAAAACAAATACGTACTTATATCTGTTTTTAGTTATATCTGTTGTCGGTCGGATTTCTGGTTGACAACAGCTTCGTGTTAACTGGTACTAATTAAAAACAGGAGCAATGGAATACGATATTGCGATTATTGGCGGCGGACCTGCCGGATATAATGCTGCAGAAAAAGCAGCGATAAATGGTCTGAAAACAGTCCTTTTTGAGAAAAATGCAATTGGTGGCGTATGCCTTAACGAAGGTTGCATCCCAACCAAAACACTCCTTTATTCGGCAAAATTGCTCGATAATATGAAAGGAGCATCCAAGTACGGAATTTTAGAAGGAGAACAAGCCGGTTTTGATCTGGGGAAAATTATATCCAGAAAAGACAAGGTTGTTAAAAAACTTACCGGAGGGGTTAAAATGAAATTAACCTCCAGCGGTGTAGAGATTGTAGAAGGGGTAGCTACCTTGTTGGGAGAGAAATCGGATAAGATCCGGATTTCATGCAACGAGGTGGAATATGTTGTTAAATATGTTCTGGTTTGTACCGGATCAGATACCATAATTCCTCCTATTAAAGGACTTGCCGATGTCGCTTATTGGACATCCAAAGAGGCTCTTGAAATAAAAGAATTGCCAAAATCGCTTGTTATTATCGGCGGAGGTGTAATCGGTATCGAATTTGCCTCATTTTTCAACAGCATGGGTGTAAAAGTTACTGTAATAGAAATGATGCCCGAAATATTGGGTGCCATGGACAAGGAAACTTCTGCCATGTTGAGAAAGGAGTATGCTAAAAAAGGAATTGATTTCCATCTGAATACCAAAGTAACGGAGGTTAGCCCCGAGGGTGTAACCATTGAAAAAGACAGTAAAACTTCCATTATCAATGCCGATCGAATCTTGCTGAGTGTCGGAAGAAAGGCCAATACCGACAAAGTTGGATTATCAAATTTATCAGTGGAAATCCTTCGTAACGGTGTAAGGGTGAATGAGTACATGCAAACTTCTCATCCCCGGGTATATGCCTGTGGGGATATTACAGGTTACTCCATGTTGGCTCACACCGCTATTCGCGAAAGCGATGTGGCCGTAAACCATATCTTAGGTATAGACGATCCAATGAGTTATAAAGCCATTCCCGGCGTAGTATATACTAATCCGGAGATTGCCGGCATAGGAAAAACAGAAGAAGAACTGAAAGCCACCGGCTCCTATTATCAGGTACTTAAACTTCCTATGGCCTATTCGGGCCGCTTTGTTGCAGAAAATGAACTGGGTAACGGTCTTTGTAAGCTTATTATTGATGAGGAGGCTAAAATTATAGGATGTCATATGTTGGGCAATCCTGCTTCCGAGCTGATTACCATAGCGGGCATGGCCATTGAACAGGAGCTTACGGTCGACGATTTCCGTAAAGTAGTATTCCCTCATCCAACGGTGAGCGAGATTATTCACGAAAGTCTGTTTGCCTGATAACTTTATAAAATGCAAGAAAAGAGTTGATTTATGGTGAGTATTTTGAATGATAGTACCGATGCATATTTTAATTTGGCGGCCGAAGAGTACCTGCTTCGTTCGTTCGGACAAGATGTATTTATGCTATGGCAAAACGAACCTTCGGTGGTGATTGGTAAACATCAGAATGTATGGGCGGAGATAAATCCAGCTTTTATTCAGGAAAGAGATATCAAAGTGGTACGTAGGTTTTCTGGCGGAGGTGCCGTGTATCATGACTTGGGCAATCTTAATTTTACGTTTATCGAATCCAGCAGGAATGCCGATTTTGACAAATACACTTCACTGATGGTCGACTTGTTGGCTGAAGTTGGAGTCCCCGCGGAAGCTGATTCACGCAGGGGGCTGACTGTTCAGGGATTAAAGATTTCGGGAAGTGCGCAATGTATTCACCGGGGCAAATGTATGTATCATGCTACGCTTCTTTACAAAACCAATCTACAGATGTTGGCCTCAGCTTTACAGGGAGACTTGTCGGATTCGGCCGAATGGGGTGTAGAACGTCGGGCAGCCTATGTACATTCGGTGCGAAGTCCGGTCACCAATATTACACATTATCTGCCATCAGCCTTGCAATTACAAGATTTTAAGAATATTATCATATCCTTTTTACTGAAAAATAAGATTGTAGAAGGCGAATATCAGTTCAGCCCGTACGACTTGCAGGCAATCAATCAGCTTAAAGAGGAAAAATATGCCACAACACAGTGGAACTTTCAAGCTACCGCGCCAAAGTGAGGCAATTACGATTTATATGTAAAACTGTCTTCGGGCAAGGTGTATTGTGAAAAAAAGATTAATTAAATAAAGTAATTCTATGTCGAAGTTTGAAATAAAAATGCCTAAACTGGGCGAAAGTATCACCGAAGGTACGATCATGAAGTGGTCGGTCAAAAAGGGAGATGTTATTCAGGAAGATGAAGTATTGTTTGAAGTAAGCACGGCCAAGGTAAGTGCAGAAATACCCTCACCCGTAGCCGGAACTCTGGTGGAAATTCTCGTTCAGGAGGGAGAAACTGCACCGGTGGGAGCTGTTGTAGCGCTTGTATTGCTGGAGGGAGAGACCGATGA contains:
- the proB gene encoding glutamate 5-kinase, which codes for MLRFKKIAVKIGSNVLTRKDGTLDITRMSALVDQVADLHKQGVEVVLISSGAVASGRSEIKVSKKLDAVSARQLYSAVGQAKLINRYYELFREHRISCGQVLTTKENFGSRTHYLNQKHCMEVMLENKVIPIVNENDTISVTELMFTDNDELSGLIAAMMGMDALIILSNIDGIYNGNPSEPGTHVIREIEAGKQDLSEYVQVTKSQFGRGGMLTKSVIAQKVADEGITVLIANGKRDNILPELLAKESKTVCTRFIPAEKPVSSVKKWIAHSEGFAKGEVHVNKGAEEALLLPKASSVLLVGVIKIVGNFEKDDIVKIMNEEGMQIGVGCAGYSSREASKLIGKRDQKPLIHYDYLYLD
- a CDS encoding IS982 family transposase; the protein is MSGNKLCISLIISILMVIKLLIYSSIMHNLYAIFAKFLDICKMFSADLVNEKGNIPRRGVVPKFSDLEVISLSLAAESIGIDSESFLFSKLNEYKDDFSSLISRRQYNDRRKLTIGLCNQVRERIASKVDGGEAIFCIDSMPIEVCRPIRSKRCKMGKNNYDKAPNYGYCASQGKHYYGYKLHSLCGLSGVIHSFDLTKASVHDIHYLKDVKCNFQNCTIIGDRGYIGAAIQLDLFEKANIKLEVPYRSNQKDWKPVFSPFAKARKRVETLFAQLCDQFMIIRNYAKQTEGLFTRITGKISALTILQYINKINNKPIGQIKYALI
- a CDS encoding helix-turn-helix domain-containing protein encodes the protein MNEQIKQIAARLAGLRDALEITVEEMANVCNLSTEDYLLLETGTVDISVSVLHQISQAYGIALTTLMFGDEPKMSSYFVTRKGTGVMVERVKAYKYQSLAAGFVNRKADPFMVTVHPKPEDEEIFLNSHSGQEFNMVVSGRMLIRINGKDLILSEGDSIYFNSELPHGMKALDGEKVSFLAVIL
- a CDS encoding AMP-binding protein; the protein is MLERFVKQTTFESQEDFIKNFKVIVPENFNFGYDVVDVWADEEPNRKALCWTNDKGDHVDFTFAEIKKYSDQTASYFQSLGIGHGDMVMLILKRRFEFWFSIIALHKLGAVAIPATHLLTKKDIVYRANAADIKMIVVAGEEEITKHVLDAMPESPTVKTLVSIGPEVAEGFEDFHKGIENTAPFTRPKHANSNEDISLMYFTSGTTGNPKMVAHDFTYPLGHIVTGSYWHNLHSDSLHLTIADTGWGKAVWGKLYGQWIAGANVFVYDHEKFIPANMLQMIQDYGITSLCAPPTIFRFLIREDLSKYDLSSLKYCTIAGEALNPAVYESFYKLTGIKLMEGFGQTETTPTVATFPWMEPKPGSMGVPNPQYDVDLIRPDGSPVEDGEQGQIVIRTCNGKPLGLFKEYYRDSERTKEAWHDGVYYTGDIAWRDEDGYLWFVGRADDVIKSSGYRIGPFEVESALMTHPAVVECAITGVPDEIRGQVVKATIVLAKDYREVDKEVLTKEIQDHVKNVTAPYKYPRIVEFVNELPKTISGKIRRVEIRDKDTNK
- a CDS encoding glutamate-5-semialdehyde dehydrogenase, whose translation is MDLNATFKRVQQLSASLVGLSDETINLILIETADAAVAQSKFILDANASDLALMNPDDPKFDRLKLTEDRIKGIASDMKSVASLPSPLGRILGEWIRPNGMKIKKVSVPFGVIGMIYEARPNVTFDVFSLCLKSGNACILKGGSDADHSNQALVKIIHGVLAKYHIDPAVCTLLPADREATTQLLNAVGYVDLIIPRGSSSLINFVRDNARVPVIETGAGICHTYFDTSGDKVKGKEIITNAKTRRVSVCNALDCLVIHKDRISDLPFLCTDLAEKRVIIYADELAFSVLRNNYPEDLLKVATPESFGTEFLDYKMSIKTAASFEEALNHIGLFSSKHSECIIAESLQTISRFQQLVDAACVYVNVSTAFTDGAQFGFGAEIGISTQKLHARGPMALNEITTYKYLIEGNGQIRS
- a CDS encoding glycoside hydrolase family 9 protein, yielding MKRKLLCGLWALISACALSNAQEFKLNPSGYFQNGGVDVMAFDDIYPEGHQGGVCIIMHGNRVATNGDIRLEQTPGQWQPVPAQRSRKVDVSANAIVANLSYPDSSRHLTGFNPMIYPDLQFNYTVTVRGVGGSVEITVDLDRPIPEEFIGKVGFNFELFPGSLFGKPWIMDDQTGIFPQQPNGPAISIPSNHRHAGNYLPELVNEDKKADILQLVGSGYSPIVADDLIAEPYAAGYSFTIRPDDPYNRFTIKSDSEKLSLYDGRMNHNNGWFVVRTDIPAGVTKGAIKWTITPNTVKDWLYKPVVQTSQLGYHPAQPKLAVIELDKRDQPQVKADLYSVTLQGEKLVKTIDLKSWGAFLRYNYLKADFSDIKEEGLYLIRYGASVSSVFRIAKNIYDRGVWQPVLEYFLPVQMCHMRVNEKYRVWHNFCHLDDARMAPALNHIDGYSQGTSTLTRFNPGDIVPRLNIGGWHDAGDFDLRVESQSGEAYILALAYESFGQKYDATAINFHTRITEIHQPDGKPDMLQQVENGALSVVGAYRSLGRLYRGIICNDLRQYVLLGDAGAMTDNITGNKDDRWVFTEDNPSRELSTAAHLAAGSRVLKGFNDTLSVQSLQTARTLFDITRDEPRAKSSRIHAAVELFITTGDAKYKNYLLKERAYIQEHIKDLGWIIARADQQIGNSDFSTAIRKSLQNLSAEFEKQRTETPYGIPYRPHIWGAGWDIQAFGFRQYFLSKSYPDLFDADYVFNALNFVLGCHPGSNTASFASGVGAKSATVGYGLNRADWSYIPGGVISGTALIRPDFPELLTFPYLWQQTEYVLGGGSSHYMFLVLAAQQLLNK
- a CDS encoding ferredoxin; translation: MSIKRVWVEDDCISCGSCESICPEVFEVIDISQVKEGVVFADFEAGITDAADNCPVSVIKFE